The Bacteroides ovatus genomic interval TCCGGTGGGGCTTGTGCATAATTCGGCTCTTGTCCGTTAATATGTTCACTGCGTCTCATAAACGGACGAAAAGCTTTTCTTTCTTTGGATAGCTTACCATCTTTCTCTCGAATAACCTCCCAGGCTAATCCAAAATCCGTTTCCTGATCTCCCATATTACCTCCCAAGTATACAGATGGATTATCTAAAAATTGCCCCGGTTTCTTTGCGTTTTTTCTTGTTTGATCGAATGATAATTGAGGTAAAGTAACAGTTCCTCCAACTCCCAACCAAACATCCTTACTGGAATTCACTTTGCGATAATAGGCTCCGGGAAAACATTCGATGAACTTTTCAGGTTTCACTTCATTCTTAAAGAACGTTTCTATTGGCTTGGAAGAAGATGTTCTGTATTTATGAGAGCATGCTGTGCCTCCTATAATGAGACAAGCAAGAAAAAATATATGATTATAATTCTGTTTCATATTGATAAGAGATTAAATAGGACCATATCAATTAGGTATGGTCCTGTTTATTAGTTGTTATTTACACGCTATACGATAGAAGTATAAGCCGGAACCGGTGCAGCCAAATACTGCATATAGTTCATTGTTTTTCACCATTAAACAAGCAGAAGCTGTGCCATTACCATTAGCCCCCGATGCTTCCATTGTATAATTGAATATTTGATTATATTTACCATCAGTTATATCACAAATGCGCATAACACCTTTTTGATCTCCCGAATATGCTGTATATGCTACATACACACGGCCATTAATTGTTGTTACATCTCCACCACTGGTTCTAACTCCAGAACTTCTGGAAACTTCTCCCATAGTACTGTTCATCCAAATAAGACCATTAGTTGCACTTGTACTAAAGAATCCCATATATCCGGTCATACCTATAGGCATCGGAACCACGCTCCAATAGTAACTTGGAGTAGCAACAGGAAACGCATATTTTTGAGGAGTAGGATTCACAACTCCATTTGTAACTTTCCAAACAAAGACATCTACTGACTGTGCTTTAGTAGCAACTATTGTAGCATCACCATCTAAATCACCAATAATGCCAATACCAGCTAAACGAGGAGTCGCAGATTCACCAAGAGCTGATTTATCATATGAAATAAATTCTTTAGCTTCTGCTGTTACATTACTCCAACGATATAATACAGGTTTATCTCCAGATAAAGCCAATGAAGTTCCAAGAATATTACCTTTGTCATCTGTAGCCATTAGACGTATACCATGTCCTGCAATACTTAACCCTTTTTCATTCAAATTTTCGATTTTATTACCTGTATAGTCAAAATATGCTGGGGTTTTCTTAGTTGAAGAATGGTTGCCGGCAATAATATAAGGGTCACTAATTCCTACACTAATTAAGTTGTCGGATCCAAATCCGGCTAATTCTGTATAGTCTTTTTTGAATACAGGTTCTGCAGAAATTTGGGGTATACCAATAGTGAACTCTGTTGTTACCCCATTACTTCCTTTGATTGAAACCTTATTGTTACCATTCATCAAATTTAATCCTTGTCCAGTGAAAGATTCATCTATTTTATTTCCAAATCCAGTAGTCAGTTCTACGTTTACAGAAGTAAAATCCATTAACGCTGGAATATACGGAACTGCTACATTCTTATCATCCGTAAGCACATAATCTGTTTCAACTCCATTGATCGTTATCGTTTTTATAGATGCAGGACCTACTTCTTCCGTAGTGATAATAAACTCATAAGTATAGATTGTTTCTTCATCTACACCTTTTATTTTAAAACTTCTCGGATTTGTATAGTCTAGTGTAACACCATTCTGAAAGTCCATAATTGTTCCATTAATATATTCCATGGTAACCTTTAGTGTTGTCAAATCAGTTTCTTCCGGAACCTGGACAATCAATGATTCTTCACCTGTATGAATGTCACTATTAAGAACAGTCATTCCTTCTATTATGAAAGATACCAATTTAGGAGGAGATTGGATGCGCAATTTTGTTTGTACAGTGGTTCCATCAAATCCATTCAATGTTAAATCAAGGGGTTTACGAGCATCGTATTCCTGATCATCTATAAAATTAGCAGTACCATTTATAACCAGTAATTGTAATTTAGCTTTAGATAAATCGACTCCGGCGGGAATCAATACAGTCGTCTCTGCTGCACTGACAGAAGAAGGTGTGTATAATTCATTATTCACTTTGACTCCTACTATTTGCACAGATTCATAGGCTCTGTTTTCGTCATCATCTGAACAAGAGCTAAAAGTTACAGTAAAGAGTGTAGTAATACACATCATACTGAATATTAAGTTTATTAGTTTTTTCATCTTTCACGAGTATTATATGTTCATTATTTTTTCTTAATGGAAAAAGCTATTTTCATTTGTTCGAAAAAAGTATTCCAATCAACATAACAATTATCGAAAATCATCAAACCTGATGAATTCTTTAGTGAAGCCCCAAACACTTTTCCCTGATCGGTAACACTTAAATCAGGCAAACTCATTGAACCTAACAATGGAATTTGTCCACATGTAAGGATATTCCCTAGAGTAATGTATCGATTGACTTCTTTAGGCGTTTTATAATAAGTTCCGATCATCAGAAAGTCTAAATTGTTTAAGTAACTTGTTTTATTGTAATTTTCTCCGTAGATTTCACTATCTGGAAATGATAATCGATCATCATATTTAAATTGATTACTAGCCCAATTTACTCCATTTTGATAATATACTTCATACCAGGACCCTACATAAGCTGCCATTTTTAAATCCGGATTCTTTTCAGTTTTATACTTATCTACTAATGAGCGAATACGTCCGGTAAAGTCACAAATAGTTTGAGAGCGGAAAGTAATCCATTCTTTAAAGAATTGACCTTTTACTAATGTGCCTTCTTTGTCTATTTTGAAAGCATCAGCAGGAAAGTTCTCTAAAATTTTGCCTTCTTTCTCCAGGTATTCTTCAAATGCGTTTCGAGTCACATGACTAAAGTCAGCATATAAATTATCATAACGACAGCGATCTAATACGATACCATCTATATCATAATTTTTTAGAACTTCTTCCACGCGCAACAATTGAAAGTCCTGCACTTCTTTATTAGAAGGATTTACAAAAGCTAAAGCTAACAGTTTACCTTTAGCAGCTTCTTTCCCTCTTGTACTTTCTGTGATTTTCAATAGTTTACCTTTGTCTTCGGGGCGTTGCACTATTTCCTCCCAGTCTTTATGTTCATGAAGAATGGCATAATCATTTACAGTAATATTTCCTTCTGTGAAGAAATTAAAACTAGTATAGACTTTGAGTCCAATCTTATGTGCTTCCTGGAGTACAACCTCCAGCAAATCAAATCCATCATCCTTCACTTGTTTATTCGGATTTTTGGTTGCAGTTAGATAAGGAGTTTTTGAAAGATCGTTTTTGCGGTAAGAAACATATCCTTCTGGTCCTTTTACATCTAACCCAATGGAAGTGAACCCTGCTTTCTTTGCGTTATTAACCATAGTGGCTACAGCTTCTCTATTAGTTAACACCTTTGCATTAGGAAACTGCTCCACCCACATAACCAATTCACTCTGTTGTTGATTTGGAACTTTGGAGAATATGGCAACAGACTTACGAGTAATTTCTTTCCCTTCTTTTTTCAATATCCAATTGAAGAAATTAGTACCATCATTCAGAGTTAACTGATTACGAAATAGCCCCTTTGTTGTAACAGCTACTGGTTTTGTTTCTGTTCGGTTTTCTATAAACAACTGATAATTGGCTTTTTTATCATAATTAGCAATACAACCGCTTAATGTAGTCTTACTTCCTACAACAGTAAATAAGAAATCATTATCCAATTCTATTTGAGGCGGAATACTCCCTTTGGAAAAAGCAATCACTTTATCCAATGAATGTACTTCTCCATCAATCCGCAGCTTTACAACATCTCCTACATGGAAGTTCTCGGCAAGAAATTTACGGTAACCATCCTTTAGATAGTCAGTATCATAACCAATTAATGTAAACTCTGCCTGTCCCAATGTTATATCCAAAGGAGCGCTAAATGCTGGTTGAGCATTTTTAGAGATTACACCATTCAGGACTTTAATCACTTTCATATCTCCATTTATCACTACGGCTGTATATGTGCTTTGAGTCGATTTTATAGCTTTTTTATATTCCGTAGATAATAGGACAATTCCTTTTTCTTGCTTTTCCCAGGCAGAATTATTGAATAAGTCTATCTGCTTTTCAGGACCGCGTACAGTTAATGTCGGATCCGGACTTGCAGCTTCAATTGTCACTACGGTCTGTGCCGATATAAAAACCGGCACTAACAGTAATGATAATATAATAATTAATCTATTCATACTAAACACATTAGATATTACTCACCATATCCTTTATTTTGTTCTAACCAAGGACATTTATTTCGCTCTGTTTGTGGAACAGGCCATAAGTAATGCCTATTATTCCAACTACGGCCTTTATCACGAGATCTTAATTTATCACCATATGCTGCATAACTAGCAATATCATTGATATCTCTGTCCGATCCTGAAGCGCCATAAGAAGGAACCATATCCGGAGTAGCCTGCTCATATCCATCAGGATATTTGCCTGTAGCCGGATCTACACCTGTCGCTTTCGGATAACCATAAGTGGGTTCAGCATTCTGAATATCACCTGTTCTCCAACGACGCATATCAAATAACATTAATGCCTCTTTGGCTAATTCCACTTTACGTTCACGACGTACAATTTGACGCATCTTTAATTGATCATTCTCACGTGTCGGATCAACACTTAAGATACCAGGCATACCTACACGAGCTCTGACGCGGTCTATTGCATTTACTGCCGTTGCATCTAATTCATTAAGTTCTATTTTTGCTTCGGCATACGTCAAAAGAATCTCTGCAAATCGCATAATCAGGATATTATAGCTCGGATTAGCGTTTGCCTCATCATCAAAATGGTTATATTTCTTCCAGGCAAATCCCACACCACTACTTACATATCCATATTGAGCAACAGCACCTGCATAATCTAAGTTGGCAACCAACTTTTCATTACCGTCTTTATCCCAAGAAGTAGTTTGAGGATTATAAACTTCCATCAAGAATTTCATTTTATTATCTCCACCAGTATTACCGATGATAACGTCATGATGAGTGTAAACCGTTTCTTTTAAACGAGGGTCACGACTTTCAAATGGTTTCTTGGGGTTATATCCGGAACCTGTTTCATCAATACGTTTACCATTTTTCATTTCATAGGTATCTACTAACTGTTGAGTAGGAAAACGCCCACTTTGTCCAATCATGCGAACTTGTTCGCCTAGAGACATGTATTGGGTAAAAGAATGAATTTGGTTGGAAAACATCATAAATAACATTGTTTCCTTTTTTACGTCTTCTTTTAGTTGCCCTATCCGGGTAAACAGATCTGCATAATTAGTAGCCAGATCACGTCCACTTTCGTCTATAACTTTTTTAGAAGCTGCTGCTGCAATTTTAAAGTATTCTGTAGCTTTAGCCTGATCTTTTTCACCATCCATACCAAAACCAAATTTACACCATGAACCGGCATATAAAGCCAATCTGGCTTTCAGTCCTAATGCTACCGATTTATCGACGCGTCCATAATTGGCCGCTGTCCAAGGTAAAATATCCGCAGCTTCGTCCAATGTTTTTAATATATCATCTACAACTTCTTTCCAAGGTGTACGAGAAACTTGCTTTGTTTGTTCCTCTGTGACTGCAGATGTAAAATATGGAATATCACCCCATAAAGAAACTAGTTGAATATAATAATGAGATCTCAAAACCTGAATTTCTGCAAGGTAGGTTTTGGCCTTATCACTTAATTCATTATAAAAAGGCTTAGCTCCATCTAACACTGAATTACATCTTGCTACAGAAGTGTATAGAATAGACCACGTTTGTTCTACTGTGAAATTCGTACGTAACTCAATATTGCCAACGCCGATAGAACTATTGTCTGCGCGTTCGATACCATAAGGAGTATACATATCCCATAATATACAATAAGGTATACTACTAGTATTACTATGGTCCATCAGTAGACGTTGGTAACACCCATTAGCACCTTGTGCTATTGCACCATCGTTATTGTAAAAGTTGGATGATAAGTATTCACTCATAGGCTCTTTGTCTAAATAGTCACTACAGCCCGCTATCCCTAATGATAATATCAAAGCTCCACTTGCCAGAACCTTGTTATTAAATATATATTTGATTGCTTTTTTCATAATATCTGATTATTTAAAATTTTAAATCAATACCAAACGTAAATGTTTGCATAATGGGGTAGAATTCCCCGCCAACAGAGCCGCTATATGCAACCTCCGGGTCATATCCCTTATAGAAATTACTAATAGTAAATAGATTCTGTCCACTAGCATACACTCTCAAGCTACCAATATTTAATTTTTTAGTCCATGAATTAGGTAAAGTATAGCCTAAAACAACATTCTTCAAACGACAATAAGAGGCGTCTCGTACCCATTTATCAGATTTTTGATAGTTAGGGCCCGCATTGGCTTCAGGAACCAAAATCGGGTATGCTGCATCCTGATTGTCCGGAGTCCATGAATCCATTTGATGTCTGAAAAGATTTGAACCATTGGCAAAAGGTTTAAGACCAACTCCGCTCATGTAATTTACACGTTGTCCTACTCCTTGGAAGAATGCTGTAAAATCAAAATTTTTCCAACCAGCATTTAATGTTACGCCATATTCAAAGTGCGGGAATGGGTCACCAAGATAAACCATATCCCGAGTATCAATTGTCATAGGATCGGAATCTTCCCCCTGATAAACTTTAACATACTTAACAAATCCCGGACGGGCATCTCCTAATTTTGGAGAATTATTGACATCATCCCAGTCCTTATAGTATCCGTCAGTCACATATCCCCAAATACCTTTGTTAGGATAACCCTCTACCATTGTTTTATCTTGAGAATTAAGTCCGTTTA includes:
- a CDS encoding family 10 glycosylhydrolase, whose amino-acid sequence is MNRLIIILSLLLVPVFISAQTVVTIEAASPDPTLTVRGPEKQIDLFNNSAWEKQEKGIVLLSTEYKKAIKSTQSTYTAVVINGDMKVIKVLNGVISKNAQPAFSAPLDITLGQAEFTLIGYDTDYLKDGYRKFLAENFHVGDVVKLRIDGEVHSLDKVIAFSKGSIPPQIELDNDFLFTVVGSKTTLSGCIANYDKKANYQLFIENRTETKPVAVTTKGLFRNQLTLNDGTNFFNWILKKEGKEITRKSVAIFSKVPNQQQSELVMWVEQFPNAKVLTNREAVATMVNNAKKAGFTSIGLDVKGPEGYVSYRKNDLSKTPYLTATKNPNKQVKDDGFDLLEVVLQEAHKIGLKVYTSFNFFTEGNITVNDYAILHEHKDWEEIVQRPEDKGKLLKITESTRGKEAAKGKLLALAFVNPSNKEVQDFQLLRVEEVLKNYDIDGIVLDRCRYDNLYADFSHVTRNAFEEYLEKEGKILENFPADAFKIDKEGTLVKGQFFKEWITFRSQTICDFTGRIRSLVDKYKTEKNPDLKMAAYVGSWYEVYYQNGVNWASNQFKYDDRLSFPDSEIYGENYNKTSYLNNLDFLMIGTYYKTPKEVNRYITLGNILTCGQIPLLGSMSLPDLSVTDQGKVFGASLKNSSGLMIFDNCYVDWNTFFEQMKIAFSIKKK
- a CDS encoding RagB/SusD family nutrient uptake outer membrane protein, encoding MKKAIKYIFNNKVLASGALILSLGIAGCSDYLDKEPMSEYLSSNFYNNDGAIAQGANGCYQRLLMDHSNTSSIPYCILWDMYTPYGIERADNSSIGVGNIELRTNFTVEQTWSILYTSVARCNSVLDGAKPFYNELSDKAKTYLAEIQVLRSHYYIQLVSLWGDIPYFTSAVTEEQTKQVSRTPWKEVVDDILKTLDEAADILPWTAANYGRVDKSVALGLKARLALYAGSWCKFGFGMDGEKDQAKATEYFKIAAAASKKVIDESGRDLATNYADLFTRIGQLKEDVKKETMLFMMFSNQIHSFTQYMSLGEQVRMIGQSGRFPTQQLVDTYEMKNGKRIDETGSGYNPKKPFESRDPRLKETVYTHHDVIIGNTGGDNKMKFLMEVYNPQTTSWDKDGNEKLVANLDYAGAVAQYGYVSSGVGFAWKKYNHFDDEANANPSYNILIMRFAEILLTYAEAKIELNELDATAVNAIDRVRARVGMPGILSVDPTRENDQLKMRQIVRRERKVELAKEALMLFDMRRWRTGDIQNAEPTYGYPKATGVDPATGKYPDGYEQATPDMVPSYGASGSDRDINDIASYAAYGDKLRSRDKGRSWNNRHYLWPVPQTERNKCPWLEQNKGYGE